A single window of Enterococcus mundtii DNA harbors:
- a CDS encoding addiction module antitoxin, with product MPIKERKFREVGNSVVLTISKEFLKENGLNPGDTVFLDEEKLKAAITKKQPVSDEIDVAIAQALMDYDTTFKELVDK from the coding sequence ATGCCTATTAAAGAAAGAAAATTTAGAGAAGTAGGAAATTCAGTTGTGTTGACTATTTCAAAAGAATTTCTTAAAGAAAATGGATTGAATCCTGGGGACACAGTTTTTTTAGATGAAGAGAAACTGAAAGCTGCAATTACAAAAAAACAACCCGTATCTGACGAAATTGATGTAGCGATAGCCCAAGCATTAATGGATTATGACACAACATTCAAAGAGTTAGTGGATAAATGA